Proteins encoded together in one Stigmatella aurantiaca window:
- a CDS encoding dipeptidyl-peptidase 3 family protein: MNALLLAVALAAAPQPKAPPPAPASTSLEAKDFLQSRTKNIAIARLFAPGVASLSTDEKRVLWNLTLAAHAGQDIAYDQLGWRLVAVKRLLENVYLFGKEGQGGPGLFDKRLTAYLERFYGHMGNHDHVTGQKFVPEFTAGELEAAAVRAFRAGAAFGVKDEVALRAWLLELRPTIFDASFEPALTSKSPPAGQDMVTASANTAYGPGVTLADVRDFKEKYPLNSRLVKENGKLVEQVFRTGAGKVPPGLYAVELGRVTSHLKEATKSAPREQKAVLGKLVRYFETGNPKDWDAFNIAWLKANPRVDATMGFVETYVDPLGQKGLWEALINYRDPQENRVMELIGKRAQYFEERMPWPQAYKRKKVSLPVAKAIHLVATYPQPPAGINLPNEQHIREKYGSKSVMVANVMEAASALRRLPLALEFSRTPEDRAQAAKHSATARKWLVAFHEVLGHASGQVDKKLGKQPPSRFLKEYDNTLEEARADLVALWHAFDPVLRELSPEHEQIAQQMYRDFLVEGLTNMQRVEKGNAFEEDHQRGHHMTVNFLIEKGAVKQTVEGGRTYWTVVDFKKMREAVGELLSKLMVIKATGDYEGIRTLVTQKGIQFDPKLRDEVAARVKAADVPSVLFLTAPRLVPVLDDRRRVVDVKVESTQGFIEQHLERSVLGRLPPAEASVAAARLASAPDTLKEMYRKLPQVPGELPAKVPAVP, translated from the coding sequence TTGAACGCCCTCCTCCTGGCCGTCGCGCTGGCCGCCGCTCCACAGCCGAAGGCGCCCCCTCCGGCCCCCGCCAGCACCTCCCTGGAGGCGAAGGACTTCCTCCAGTCGCGCACCAAGAACATCGCCATCGCGCGCCTCTTCGCGCCCGGCGTGGCGTCGCTGTCCACGGACGAGAAGCGGGTCCTCTGGAACCTGACGCTCGCCGCCCACGCCGGCCAGGACATCGCCTACGACCAGCTCGGCTGGCGGCTGGTGGCCGTCAAGCGGCTCCTGGAGAACGTCTACCTCTTCGGCAAGGAGGGGCAGGGCGGCCCGGGCCTGTTCGACAAGCGGCTCACGGCCTACCTGGAGCGCTTCTACGGGCACATGGGCAACCATGACCATGTGACGGGCCAGAAGTTCGTCCCGGAGTTCACCGCCGGGGAGCTGGAGGCCGCGGCCGTGCGGGCCTTCCGCGCCGGCGCCGCCTTCGGGGTGAAGGACGAGGTGGCGCTCCGGGCCTGGCTGCTGGAGCTGCGGCCCACGATCTTCGATGCCTCCTTCGAGCCCGCCCTCACCTCCAAGTCCCCGCCGGCCGGCCAGGACATGGTTACCGCCTCGGCGAACACCGCCTACGGGCCCGGGGTGACGCTGGCGGACGTGCGGGACTTCAAGGAGAAGTACCCGCTCAACAGCCGGCTGGTGAAGGAGAACGGCAAGCTGGTGGAGCAGGTGTTCCGCACCGGGGCGGGCAAGGTTCCCCCGGGGCTGTACGCGGTGGAGCTGGGGCGCGTCACCAGCCACCTGAAGGAGGCGACGAAGTCCGCCCCCAGGGAGCAGAAGGCCGTGCTGGGCAAGCTGGTGCGCTACTTCGAGACGGGCAACCCCAAGGACTGGGACGCCTTCAACATCGCCTGGCTGAAGGCCAACCCCCGTGTGGACGCCACGATGGGCTTCGTCGAGACGTACGTGGATCCGCTGGGCCAGAAGGGCCTGTGGGAGGCGCTCATCAACTACCGGGATCCTCAAGAGAACCGGGTGATGGAGCTCATCGGCAAGCGGGCGCAGTATTTCGAGGAGCGGATGCCCTGGCCGCAGGCCTACAAGCGCAAGAAGGTGTCGCTGCCGGTGGCCAAGGCCATCCACCTGGTGGCCACCTACCCGCAGCCCCCCGCGGGCATCAACCTGCCCAACGAGCAGCACATCCGCGAGAAGTACGGCAGCAAGAGCGTGATGGTGGCCAACGTCATGGAGGCGGCCTCCGCGCTGCGCCGGCTCCCGCTGGCGCTCGAGTTCTCCCGGACGCCCGAGGACAGGGCCCAGGCCGCGAAGCACTCCGCCACCGCGCGCAAGTGGCTGGTGGCCTTCCACGAGGTGCTCGGCCATGCCTCCGGGCAGGTGGACAAGAAGCTCGGAAAGCAGCCGCCCTCGCGCTTCCTCAAGGAGTACGACAACACGCTGGAGGAGGCCCGGGCGGACCTGGTGGCGCTCTGGCACGCCTTTGATCCGGTCCTCAGGGAGCTGTCCCCGGAGCACGAGCAGATTGCCCAGCAGATGTACCGGGACTTCCTCGTGGAGGGGCTCACCAACATGCAGCGCGTGGAGAAGGGCAACGCCTTCGAGGAGGACCACCAGCGCGGCCACCACATGACCGTGAACTTCCTCATCGAGAAGGGCGCGGTGAAGCAGACGGTGGAGGGCGGCCGCACCTACTGGACGGTGGTGGACTTCAAGAAGATGCGCGAGGCGGTGGGCGAGCTGCTCTCGAAGCTGATGGTCATCAAGGCCACCGGCGACTACGAGGGCATCCGCACCCTGGTGACCCAGAAGGGCATCCAGTTCGATCCGAAGCTCCGCGACGAGGTCGCCGCGCGGGTGAAGGCCGCGGATGTCCCCTCGGTGCTCTTCCTCACCGCGCCGCGCCTCGTGCCCGTCCTCGACGACCGGCGCCGGGTGGTGGACGTGAAGGTGGAGTCCACCCAGGGCTTCATCGAACAGCACCTCGAGCGCAGCGTGCTCGGCAGGCTCCCGCCGGCGGAGGCCTCCGTGGCCGCGGCCCGCCTGGCCAGCGCGCCGGATACATTGAAGGAAATGTATCGCAAGCTCCCACAGGTTCCCGGCGAGCTGCCGGCGAAGGTGCCCGCGGTTCCCTGA
- a CDS encoding AI-2E family transporter, with protein MTSDLVARRVFTGLIILSIFLLGVVVWPFANGFFLAAVLAGALYGAHKRLTRLLRGRNNLSAGLLCFGVIIALLLPLTGFTAFLVSEAADGVRFVSETLKTEGMDGLVNQLPGAVRKPVQGFLDRFAIEELNLDDKLQQQVSSTGGTAARAVTGVVAATGSFAFQTTMMLIAFFFLLVDGKRLVDWLESVVPLKHGQTTELLLEFRHVTIAVLVSSAVTAGVQAIAALVGYLITQVPVPFFFAAVTFFLALIPAIGAAVVCFVAALLLLITGHPWAALFLAIWGVVVVGLVDNIVKPLLAKRGMDMHGAIVFFSLLGGLAAFGTVGLLLGPLIVAFFLAVVRIYERDYGRASPKAAAPPTPPV; from the coding sequence ATGACTTCGGATCTCGTCGCCCGGCGGGTCTTCACCGGCCTCATCATCCTCTCCATCTTCTTGCTCGGCGTGGTGGTCTGGCCGTTCGCCAACGGCTTCTTCCTGGCGGCGGTGCTGGCCGGGGCCCTCTATGGCGCCCACAAGCGGCTCACCCGGCTGCTGCGGGGCCGCAACAACCTGTCGGCGGGCCTGCTGTGCTTCGGGGTCATCATCGCCCTGCTGCTGCCGCTCACCGGCTTCACCGCCTTCCTGGTCTCCGAGGCCGCCGATGGGGTGCGCTTCGTCAGCGAGACGCTGAAGACGGAGGGCATGGATGGGCTGGTGAACCAGCTGCCCGGCGCGGTGCGCAAGCCCGTGCAGGGCTTCCTCGACCGCTTCGCCATCGAGGAGCTCAATCTGGACGACAAGCTCCAGCAGCAGGTGAGCAGCACCGGCGGCACCGCCGCCCGGGCCGTCACGGGGGTGGTGGCCGCCACGGGCTCCTTCGCCTTCCAGACGACGATGATGCTCATCGCCTTCTTCTTCCTCCTGGTGGATGGCAAGCGGCTCGTTGATTGGCTCGAGAGCGTCGTGCCCCTCAAGCACGGGCAGACCACGGAGCTCCTCCTCGAGTTCCGCCACGTCACCATCGCCGTGCTGGTGTCCTCGGCCGTCACGGCGGGAGTCCAGGCCATCGCCGCCCTGGTGGGCTACCTCATCACCCAGGTGCCGGTGCCCTTCTTCTTCGCCGCGGTGACGTTCTTCCTGGCGCTCATTCCCGCCATCGGCGCGGCGGTGGTGTGCTTCGTCGCGGCCCTGCTGCTGCTCATCACCGGCCACCCCTGGGCCGCGCTCTTCCTGGCCATCTGGGGCGTGGTGGTGGTGGGGCTCGTGGACAACATCGTCAAGCCGCTGCTCGCCAAGCGGGGCATGGACATGCACGGGGCCATCGTCTTCTTCTCCCTGCTGGGAGGCCTCGCTGCCTTCGGCACCGTGGGGCTCCTGCTCGGGCCCCTCATCGTCGCCTTCTTCCTGGCGGTCGTGCGCATCTACGAGCGGGACTACGGCCGGGCCTCCCCGAAGGCCGCGGCGCCGCCCACCCCGCCCGTCTAA
- a CDS encoding DoxX family protein, with translation MPPFASSTLPTWMLQILPVAFLAITFLQSGLDKVINWKGNLDWQTGYFSKTPVLRGLVLPMFATLVVLELAAGGLCAAGVLALIFTGNSWLAVLGASVSGVIFLALLFGQRIVKDYPGAAGSVPYFLVSLAALFALRG, from the coding sequence ATGCCTCCCTTTGCTTCGAGCACGCTTCCCACCTGGATGTTGCAGATTCTGCCCGTGGCCTTCCTGGCCATCACCTTCCTCCAGTCCGGCCTGGACAAGGTCATCAACTGGAAGGGCAACCTGGACTGGCAGACGGGGTACTTCTCCAAGACCCCAGTGCTGCGGGGGCTCGTCCTGCCCATGTTCGCCACCCTGGTGGTGCTGGAGCTCGCCGCCGGAGGGCTGTGTGCCGCGGGCGTCCTGGCGCTGATATTCACCGGGAATTCCTGGCTCGCGGTCCTGGGGGCCTCGGTGTCGGGTGTTATCTTTCTGGCGCTCCTCTTCGGCCAGCGCATCGTGAAGGACTATCCGGGGGCCGCGGGCTCGGTGCCTTACTTCCTGGTCAGTCTGGCGGCACTCTTCGCCCTGCGGGGGTGA
- the xdhA gene encoding xanthine dehydrogenase small subunit, producing MDRLRFYLNDRLIEEPGLSPTTTLLRYLRDRVHLMGTKEGCAEGDCGACTVAVLEQDAKGAPVLRAINACLLLLPMVQGKRVYTVEALKEGGKPHVVQDVLAQGLGSQCGYCTPGVAMALLETCHRKDLDEPWKLDAQMCGNLCRCTGYRPIREAAARVAGLGPPDRFARALAETRPEPMALSYAAGAQRFFTPASFEALWDVLEAHPGARFVMGGTDLSLEVTKRFTEPPLLVSLEALPVLRTLEPREGGHRLGAGVWLTDLEDYARATLPALERMLRYFGARQIKNRATVGGNLCTASPIGDMAPVLLSLGAEAVLLSRGGERRVALEDFFVDYRRTALRPGELLAAVDVPAQPTGARSLAYKVSKRRELDISAVSAGFRVVVDAGGQVLEARLAYGGMGPRPARAQRTEQALVGQPWTEERVEAALPRLDEDFTPLTDHRGSAWYRAQVAKNLLRGFFQETLESPSPRLEARHSATVQVR from the coding sequence ATGGACCGGCTGCGTTTCTACCTGAATGACCGGCTCATCGAGGAGCCGGGGCTGTCGCCCACCACGACACTGCTGCGCTACCTGCGTGACCGGGTCCACCTGATGGGGACCAAGGAAGGGTGCGCGGAAGGCGACTGTGGGGCCTGCACGGTGGCCGTCCTGGAGCAGGACGCGAAGGGTGCCCCGGTCCTCCGGGCCATCAACGCCTGCCTGTTGCTGCTGCCGATGGTGCAGGGCAAGCGCGTCTACACGGTGGAGGCGCTGAAGGAGGGGGGCAAGCCCCACGTGGTGCAGGACGTCCTAGCTCAGGGGCTGGGCTCCCAGTGCGGCTACTGCACGCCGGGGGTGGCCATGGCGCTGCTGGAGACCTGCCACCGCAAGGACCTGGACGAGCCCTGGAAGCTGGACGCGCAGATGTGCGGCAACCTGTGCCGCTGCACGGGCTACCGGCCCATCCGGGAGGCCGCCGCCCGCGTGGCGGGCCTGGGGCCGCCGGACCGCTTCGCCCGGGCCCTGGCGGAGACGCGCCCTGAACCGATGGCGCTCTCGTATGCGGCGGGCGCTCAGCGCTTCTTCACCCCGGCCTCCTTCGAGGCGCTGTGGGACGTGCTGGAGGCGCACCCCGGCGCCCGCTTCGTGATGGGCGGGACGGACCTGTCGCTGGAGGTGACGAAGCGCTTCACCGAGCCGCCGCTGCTCGTGTCCCTGGAGGCGCTGCCCGTGCTGCGCACCCTGGAGCCGCGGGAAGGGGGTCACCGTCTGGGGGCGGGCGTGTGGCTGACGGACCTGGAGGACTACGCGCGCGCCACCCTCCCGGCCCTGGAGCGGATGCTGCGCTACTTCGGCGCGCGGCAGATCAAGAACCGCGCGACGGTGGGCGGCAACCTGTGCACGGCCTCGCCCATCGGAGACATGGCGCCCGTGCTCCTCTCCCTGGGCGCGGAGGCGGTGCTGCTCTCGCGCGGCGGCGAGCGCCGGGTGGCGCTGGAAGACTTCTTCGTGGACTACCGGCGCACGGCGCTCCGCCCTGGCGAGCTGCTGGCCGCGGTGGACGTTCCCGCCCAGCCCACGGGGGCCCGGAGCCTGGCCTACAAGGTCTCCAAGCGGCGGGAGCTGGACATCAGCGCCGTCTCCGCGGGCTTCCGGGTGGTGGTGGACGCGGGCGGCCAGGTGCTCGAAGCCCGGCTGGCCTATGGGGGCATGGGGCCCCGGCCCGCGCGGGCCCAGCGCACCGAGCAGGCGCTGGTGGGCCAGCCGTGGACGGAGGAGCGCGTGGAGGCGGCGCTTCCCCGGCTCGACGAGGACTTCACCCCGCTGACGGACCACCGGGGCTCGGCCTGGTACCGGGCGCAGGTGGCGAAGAATCTGTTGCGCGGTTTCTTTCAGGAAACGCTCGAGTCGCCTTCGCCGCGGCTCGAAGCCCGCCACTCGGCCACGGTCCAGGTGAGGTGA
- the xdhB gene encoding xanthine dehydrogenase molybdopterin binding subunit, with the protein MSTMPPPLELPRKLETSSPLHAPAPHESGLKHTSGEALYVDDLPTPPGTLVGLVIASPHAHARLVRQDASRARALPGVHAVLFAGDIPGVNDIGPAIHDEPLLADGEVHCVGQAVALVVAESAAVCRQAARLVELEYEALPAVLSIREAMAVGAYLSEPHTIRRGAPEAALARAPVRIQGECMTGAQDHFYLETQVSLAVLEEDGALRIWSSTQHPSEVQAKVAEVMGLGRHQVVVEVPRMGGGFGGKETQAAPFAAFAALGATVTRRPVKVWLNRDQDMAQTGKRHPFWARYEAGFSEEGQLLGLKAELVSDGGWSNDLSRAILDRALFHMDNAYFLPDVEVTGRVARTNFPSNTAFRGFGGPQGMYVVEEILNHAAERLGMDPAELRRRNFYREAPGNTTPYGQPVVGNRLPRIHEELLASSDYTRRREEIDRFNASSRWTKRGIGYQPVKFGISFTTSFLNQAGALVVIYADGGVQLNHGGTEMGQGLHTKMRAVCAHELGISVERVRVMNTATDKVPNTSATAASSGSDLNGQAVKAACETLRERLRPIAARLLQVERGEGEALCFASGQVFHPERPQRSVSFAEVTQAAYLAQVSLSATGYYRTPDITYDRVAGRGKPFHYFAFGAAVVEVEVSSLTGEHRVRRVDILHDVGNSLVPTIDKGQVEGGFVQGLGWLTCEEVLFDKKGRLLTHSPDTYKIPALGDVPEDFRTALLERAPQEDTIHGSKAVGEPPFMLAIGVVTALRHAIGAFAPPGAHVHLASPATPEAILRAVEDVRTAKR; encoded by the coding sequence ATGAGCACGATGCCCCCCCCGCTGGAGCTTCCCCGGAAGCTCGAAACCTCCAGCCCGCTGCATGCCCCCGCGCCCCACGAGAGCGGGCTGAAGCACACCAGCGGCGAGGCCCTCTACGTGGATGACCTGCCTACGCCGCCCGGCACGCTCGTGGGCCTCGTCATCGCCTCGCCGCATGCCCACGCACGGCTCGTGCGCCAGGACGCCTCGCGCGCCCGGGCCCTGCCAGGCGTGCACGCGGTCCTCTTCGCCGGGGACATCCCGGGGGTGAACGACATCGGCCCGGCGATCCACGACGAGCCGCTGCTCGCGGACGGCGAGGTGCACTGCGTGGGGCAGGCCGTGGCCCTGGTGGTGGCCGAGAGCGCGGCCGTGTGCCGGCAGGCCGCCCGGCTGGTGGAGCTGGAGTACGAGGCGCTGCCCGCCGTGCTCTCCATCCGCGAGGCGATGGCCGTGGGGGCCTACCTCTCGGAGCCGCACACCATCCGCCGGGGAGCGCCCGAGGCGGCGCTGGCCCGCGCGCCCGTGCGCATCCAGGGCGAGTGCATGACGGGGGCGCAGGACCACTTCTACCTGGAGACGCAGGTGTCCCTGGCGGTGCTGGAGGAGGACGGCGCGCTGCGCATCTGGTCCTCCACGCAGCACCCCTCCGAGGTGCAGGCCAAGGTGGCGGAGGTGATGGGGCTGGGGCGGCACCAAGTGGTGGTGGAAGTGCCGCGCATGGGCGGCGGCTTCGGCGGCAAGGAGACGCAGGCCGCCCCGTTCGCGGCGTTCGCGGCGCTGGGGGCCACCGTCACCCGGCGGCCAGTGAAGGTGTGGCTCAACCGGGACCAGGACATGGCGCAGACGGGCAAGCGCCACCCGTTCTGGGCCCGGTACGAGGCGGGCTTCTCCGAGGAGGGGCAGCTGCTCGGGCTGAAGGCCGAGCTGGTCTCCGACGGCGGGTGGAGCAATGACTTGTCCCGCGCCATCCTGGACCGGGCGCTGTTCCACATGGACAACGCCTACTTCCTGCCGGACGTGGAGGTGACGGGGCGGGTGGCCCGGACGAACTTCCCATCCAACACGGCGTTCCGGGGCTTCGGGGGGCCGCAGGGCATGTACGTGGTGGAGGAGATCCTCAACCACGCGGCCGAGCGGCTGGGCATGGATCCCGCCGAGCTGCGGCGCCGCAACTTCTACCGGGAGGCGCCCGGGAACACCACGCCCTACGGACAGCCGGTGGTGGGCAACCGCCTGCCCCGCATCCACGAGGAGCTGCTGGCCTCCAGCGACTACACGCGCCGCCGCGAGGAGATTGACCGCTTCAACGCCTCCTCCCGCTGGACGAAGCGGGGCATTGGCTACCAGCCGGTGAAGTTCGGCATCTCCTTCACCACCAGCTTCCTCAACCAGGCGGGGGCGCTCGTCGTCATCTACGCGGATGGCGGAGTCCAGCTCAACCACGGTGGCACGGAGATGGGGCAGGGCCTGCACACCAAGATGCGCGCGGTGTGTGCCCATGAGCTGGGCATCTCCGTCGAGCGCGTGCGGGTGATGAACACCGCCACGGACAAGGTGCCCAACACCTCGGCCACCGCGGCCTCCAGTGGCTCGGACCTCAACGGCCAAGCGGTGAAGGCCGCCTGCGAGACGCTGCGGGAACGGCTGCGGCCCATCGCCGCGCGGCTCCTGCAGGTGGAGCGGGGCGAGGGGGAGGCGCTCTGCTTCGCCTCGGGGCAGGTGTTCCACCCGGAGCGCCCCCAGCGCTCCGTCTCCTTCGCTGAAGTCACCCAGGCGGCCTACCTGGCCCAGGTGTCCCTGTCGGCGACGGGGTATTACCGGACGCCGGACATCACCTACGACCGGGTGGCGGGGCGGGGCAAGCCGTTCCACTACTTCGCCTTCGGGGCGGCCGTGGTGGAGGTGGAGGTCTCCAGCCTCACCGGGGAGCACCGCGTCCGGCGCGTGGACATCCTGCACGACGTGGGCAACTCGCTGGTGCCCACCATCGACAAGGGCCAGGTGGAGGGTGGCTTCGTCCAGGGGCTCGGGTGGCTCACGTGTGAGGAGGTGCTCTTCGACAAGAAGGGGCGGCTGCTCACGCACTCCCCGGACACGTACAAGATTCCCGCGCTCGGGGATGTGCCCGAGGACTTCCGGACCGCGCTGCTGGAGCGTGCGCCCCAGGAGGACACCATCCACGGGAGCAAGGCGGTGGGAGAGCCTCCGTTCATGCTGGCCATCGGCGTGGTGACGGCCCTCCGGCATGCCATCGGCGCCTTCGCGCCCCCGGGCGCGCACGTGCACCTCGCCTCGCCCGCGACGCCCGAGGCCATCCTCCGCGCCGTGGAAGACGTCCGGACGGCGAAGCGCTAA
- a CDS encoding GNAT family N-acetyltransferase yields MELLTPRLRLREFEPEDWRWTWPYESDPETVRYGSHGIRSPEESQKYIADSRATAVESPRRIFDLAVVLREEERLIGRCGLKVVDPEQREGALWYILDRSRWGKGYITEASEAMLEFGFGTLGLHRVWADCDPRNHGSVKVMQKLGMRHEAHFRENVFLKDEWCDSVIYALLDREWAARTRR; encoded by the coding sequence ATGGAACTGCTCACCCCCCGGTTACGGCTGCGGGAGTTCGAACCGGAAGACTGGCGATGGACCTGGCCGTACGAGTCGGACCCCGAGACCGTCCGTTACGGCTCGCATGGCATCCGCTCGCCCGAGGAGAGCCAGAAGTACATCGCGGACTCCCGGGCCACGGCGGTGGAATCCCCGCGGCGCATCTTCGACCTGGCGGTGGTGCTCCGGGAGGAGGAGCGCCTCATCGGGCGCTGCGGGCTGAAGGTGGTCGACCCTGAGCAGCGCGAGGGCGCGCTCTGGTACATCCTCGACCGCTCGCGGTGGGGGAAGGGCTACATCACCGAGGCCTCCGAGGCGATGCTGGAGTTCGGCTTTGGAACGCTCGGCCTGCACCGGGTCTGGGCGGATTGTGATCCGCGCAACCACGGCTCCGTGAAGGTGATGCAGAAGCTGGGGATGCGCCACGAGGCGCACTTCCGGGAGAACGTCTTCCTCAAGGACGAGTGGTGCGACTCGGTCATCTACGCCCTCCTCGACCGGGAGTGGGCGGCGCGGACGCGCCGCTGA
- a CDS encoding pseudouridine synthase, with product MARKKTPRWLQAARARGAPVEEGERADWLARALGRSGILPQQEAEHAIRDGRVRVEDRVEREPFAPVRPGMTVFVEGQAHRLESPLHVLMFHKPEGVIVAGTDPEGQGTVFERLRAVLPPELRNFEWYAVGRLDRDTTGLLLFTNDERVVQHGTSPAKHLPKRYVAQVAGRPSEEALTRLQEGLVLEDGPTRPAGARLLAPECVELVLTEGRHHQVKRMLAAVGHPVRTLHRQAVGSVLLDVPVGSWRPLRPEEISEGLGFQVP from the coding sequence ATGGCCCGGAAGAAGACGCCGCGATGGTTGCAGGCGGCCCGCGCACGCGGGGCGCCCGTGGAAGAAGGAGAACGGGCGGACTGGTTGGCCCGGGCGCTGGGACGCTCGGGCATCCTGCCCCAGCAGGAGGCTGAGCACGCCATCCGGGACGGACGGGTGAGGGTGGAGGACCGCGTGGAGCGGGAGCCCTTCGCCCCCGTGCGCCCAGGCATGACGGTGTTCGTGGAGGGCCAGGCCCACCGTTTGGAGTCCCCGCTGCACGTGCTGATGTTCCACAAGCCCGAAGGCGTCATCGTGGCGGGGACGGATCCAGAGGGGCAAGGGACGGTGTTCGAGCGCCTGCGCGCCGTGCTGCCTCCGGAACTGCGGAACTTCGAGTGGTACGCCGTGGGCCGCCTGGACCGGGACACGACGGGGTTGCTGCTCTTCACCAATGACGAGCGGGTGGTCCAGCACGGCACCTCTCCGGCGAAGCACCTGCCGAAGCGCTACGTGGCCCAGGTGGCCGGGAGGCCCTCGGAGGAGGCGCTGACGCGGCTCCAGGAGGGGCTCGTGCTGGAGGATGGACCCACGCGGCCCGCGGGGGCGCGGTTGCTCGCGCCGGAGTGCGTGGAGCTGGTGCTCACCGAAGGGCGCCACCACCAGGTGAAGCGCATGCTCGCCGCGGTGGGGCACCCGGTCCGGACGCTGCACCGGCAGGCCGTGGGCTCCGTGCTCCTGGACGTGCCCGTGGGGAGCTGGCGCCCCTTGCGCCCGGAGGAGATCTCCGAGGGGCTCGGTTTTCAGGTGCCGTGA
- a CDS encoding RBBP9/YdeN family alpha/beta hydrolase yields MERSLYIVHRWAGRPDTDFYPWLESKLRQPGSGFSAVHTLDMPQPVLPTPEAWVGTLARTLGPTPPASTVLLGHSVGCQTLLRYLSTLPPGEPIAGALLVAAWWEIDSPWEALQPWLTPIPNLERVRAAVRKWVVLLSDSDPYTPDYVRNQRLWEERLGAEVLLQPGGRHFNNPIEPAVLNALQAHFAVSP; encoded by the coding sequence ATGGAGCGCTCCCTCTACATCGTCCACCGCTGGGCAGGCCGTCCCGACACCGACTTCTATCCCTGGCTCGAATCGAAGCTGCGGCAGCCCGGCAGCGGGTTCTCGGCCGTCCACACGCTGGACATGCCCCAGCCCGTCCTGCCCACCCCCGAGGCCTGGGTGGGCACGCTGGCCCGTACCTTGGGCCCCACCCCTCCCGCCTCGACCGTCCTGCTGGGGCACAGCGTGGGGTGCCAGACCCTTCTGCGCTACCTGTCCACCCTGCCCCCGGGCGAGCCCATCGCGGGCGCGCTGCTCGTGGCGGCCTGGTGGGAGATCGACTCGCCCTGGGAGGCGCTGCAGCCCTGGCTCACCCCGATCCCGAACCTCGAACGCGTGCGCGCGGCGGTGCGCAAGTGGGTGGTGCTGCTCTCGGACAGCGATCCGTACACCCCCGACTACGTGCGCAATCAACGCCTGTGGGAGGAGCGGCTCGGGGCGGAAGTCCTCCTCCAGCCCGGTGGGCGCCACTTCAACAATCCGATCGAACCCGCGGTGCTGAACGCCCTCCAGGCTCACTTCGCCGTCAGCCCATGA
- a CDS encoding SAM-dependent methyltransferase yields MSAEAFFRLFSGLPRQGPGQDASTREALRRLPPLPEAPRVLDLGCGSGRQTLVLAEGLKVPIAAVDSHAPFLAQLETEAERRGLRHLIQARCADFGQLADAPGSYDVLWAEGSIYNLGWKEGLARWRHLLAPAGLMAATEATWLTDARPPEAVAFWKEAYPSMGTLASNIAVAQEAGYQVLDTFPLPPSAWWDEYYRPLQVRMDGLRAEAASDPALAEALAATRREIDVYAHAEGAYGYVFYLLRAS; encoded by the coding sequence ATGAGCGCCGAGGCATTCTTTCGTCTCTTCTCCGGATTGCCCCGCCAGGGGCCTGGCCAGGATGCGTCGACCCGGGAGGCCCTCCGGCGCCTGCCCCCCTTGCCGGAAGCACCCCGCGTGCTCGATCTGGGGTGTGGGTCCGGCCGGCAGACCCTGGTGCTCGCAGAGGGGCTGAAGGTCCCTATTGCCGCCGTGGACAGCCATGCCCCGTTTCTCGCGCAACTGGAGACCGAGGCGGAGCGGCGAGGCCTGCGCCACCTCATCCAGGCCCGGTGCGCGGACTTTGGCCAGCTCGCCGATGCGCCGGGAAGCTACGACGTGCTCTGGGCGGAGGGCTCCATCTACAACCTGGGCTGGAAGGAAGGGCTGGCGCGCTGGCGCCACCTGTTGGCCCCCGCGGGGCTCATGGCCGCGACCGAGGCCACCTGGCTCACGGATGCGCGCCCTCCGGAGGCCGTGGCCTTCTGGAAGGAGGCGTATCCCTCCATGGGCACGCTGGCCTCGAACATCGCCGTGGCCCAGGAGGCTGGCTACCAGGTGCTGGACACCTTCCCGCTGCCGCCCTCCGCCTGGTGGGACGAATACTACCGGCCGCTCCAGGTCCGGATGGACGGGCTGCGGGCCGAGGCCGCGAGCGATCCAGCCCTCGCGGAGGCCCTAGCGGCCACGCGCCGGGAGATTGACGTCTACGCGCACGCGGAAGGCGCGTACGGGTACGTCTTCTACCTGCTGCGCGCGTCCTGA